One Prionailurus bengalensis isolate Pbe53 chromosome D3, Fcat_Pben_1.1_paternal_pri, whole genome shotgun sequence genomic region harbors:
- the TRMT2A gene encoding tRNA (uracil-5-)-methyltransferase homolog A isoform X2, with protein MSDKLDSEGPVPMEGCSQDSNSAQGSPEALAPQEEEEEEEGGAGVAAESVPQPGLYSYIRDDLFTSEIFKLELQNVPRHASFSDVRRFLGRFGLQPHKTKLFGQPPCAFVTFRSAAERDKALRVLHGALWKGRPLSVRLARPKADPMARKRRREDEGEPTATCIADVVTPLWTVPYAEQLERKRLECEQVLQKLAKEIGSTNRALLPWLLSQRHKHNKACCPLEGVRPSPQQTEYRNKCEFLVGVGVDGEDNTVGCRLGKYKGGTCAVAAPFDTVHIPGATKQVVKAFQEFIRSTPYSAYNPETYSGHWKQLTVRTSRRGQAMAIVYFHPQKLSPEELAGLKASLAQHFMAGPGKATGVTCLYFVEEGQRKTPSLEGLPLEHVAGDRCIHEDLLGLTFRISPHAFFQVNTPAAEVLYTVIQDWAQLDTGSTVLDVCCGTGTIGLALAPKVKRVVGIELCQEAVEDARVNAQDNGHQAKPCGGECPWSPDRAVMPCPELSNVEFHCGRAEDLVPALVSRLASQQLVAILDPPRAGLHSKVILAVRRAENLKRLLYVSCNPRAAMGNFVDLCRAPSNRVKGTPFRPVKAVAVDLFPQTPHCEMLILFERVEYPNGTGALEPQDPPAQPPPGSPDDTLQETGASTSS; from the exons ATGAGTGATAAACTCGACAGTGAA GGCCCTGTGCCCATGGAGGGCTGCAGCCAGGACAGCAACAGTGCCCAGGGCAGCCCTGAAGCCCTAGCCcctcaggaggaagaggaggaggaggaaggtggggctggggtggctgCAGAGTCTGTACCTCAGCCTGGGCTCTACAGCTACATCAGGGACGACTTGTTTACCTCGGAGATCTTCAAGTTGGAGCTGCAGAATGTGCCTCGCCACGCCAGCTTCAGTGATGTCCGACGCTTTCTGGGCCGCTTTGGCCTACAGCCTCATAAGACCAAACTCTTTGGGCAACCTCCCTGCGCCTTTGTGACATTCCGTAGCGCTGCTGAGCGGGACAAGGCCCTGCGCGTGCTGCACGGTGCCCTCTGGAAGGGCCGTCCACTCAGCGTGCGCTTGGCCCGACCCAAGGCTGATCCCATGGCCAGAAAGAGGCGGCGTGAGGATGAGGGTGAGCCCACGGCCACATGCATCGCAGATGTAGTGACCCCACTTTGGACCGTGCCCTATGCTGAGCAGCTTGAGCGGAAGCGGTTGGAGTGCGAGCAGGTGCTACAGAAGCTCGCCAA GGAAATTGGGAGCACCAACCGCGCCCTGCTGCCCTGGCTGCTCTCACAGAGGCACAAGCACAACAAGGCCTGCTGCCCGCTGGAGGGGGTTAGGCCATCACCCCAGCAG ACCGAATATCGTAATAAGTGTGAGTTTCTGGTTGGCGTCGGGGTGGACGGGGAGGACAACACAGTCGGCTGTCGGCTTGGCAAGTACAAGGGCGGGACATGTGCTGTGGCAGCCCCCTTTGACACCGTGCACATCCCTGGGGCCACCAAGCAGGTGGTGAAGGCTTTCCAGGAGTTCATCCG GTCCACTCCATACTCAGCGTACAACCCAGAGACATACTCAGGCCACTGGAAGCAGCTGACTGTGCGCACCAGCCGCCGTGGCCAAGCCATGGCCATTGTTTACTTCCACCCCCAG AAGCTGAGCCCTGAGGAACTGGCTGGGCTGAAGGCCTCCTTGGCACAGCACTTCATGGCAGGGCCAGGCAAGGCCACTGGGGTGACCTGCCTCTACTTTGTAGAGGAGGGACAGCG AAAGACTCCCAGTCTGGAGGGCCTGCCCCTGGAGCACGTGGCTGGAGACCGATGCATCCACGAGGACCTGCTGGGGTTGACCTTCCGGATCTCCCCTCATGCCTTCTTTCAG GTGAACACCCCAGCAGCCGAGGTGCTCTACACAGTCATCCAGGACTGGGCCCAGCTGGACACAGGGAGCACAGTGCTAGACGTGTGCTGCGGCACTGGCACCATTGGCCTGGCACTGGCCCCG AAGGTGAAGAGAGTTGTAGGAATTGAGCTGTGCCAGGAGGCTGTGGAAGATGCCCGGGTGAATGCCCAAGACAATG GACACCAGGCAAAGCCCTGTGGGGGAGAGTGTCCTTGGTCCCCTGACAGGGCTGTCATGCCATGTCCAGAGTTGAGCAATGTTGAGTTCCATTGTGGGAGAGCCGAGGACCTGGTGCCCGCTCTGGTGAGCAGACTGGCCTCCCAGCAGCTCGTTGCCATCCTGGACCCTCCTCGTGCTGGCCTGC ATTCGAAAGTGATCCTGGCTGTCCGAAGAGCCGAGAACCTCAAACGGCTCCTGTATGTCTCTTGCAACCCCCGGGCAGCCATGGGCAATTTTGTCGA CCTCTGCAGGGCCCCATCTAATCGGGTGAAGGGCACTCCCTTCCGGCCTGTCAAGGCTGTGGCCGTGGACCTGTTCCCGCAGACCCCGCATTGTGAGATGCTCATCCTGTTTGAGAGGGTGGAGTACCCCAATGGCACAGGGGCCCTGGAGCCCCAGgaccctccagcccagcccccaccaggGTCCCCAGATGATACCCTGCAGGAAACTGGGGCTTCCACCTCTTCCTAG
- the TRMT2A gene encoding tRNA (uracil-5-)-methyltransferase homolog A isoform X1, which produces MSDKLDSEGPVPMEGCSQDSNSAQGSPEALAPQEEEEEEEGGAGVAAESVPQPGLYSYIRDDLFTSEIFKLELQNVPRHASFSDVRRFLGRFGLQPHKTKLFGQPPCAFVTFRSAAERDKALRVLHGALWKGRPLSVRLARPKADPMARKRRREDEGEPTATCIADVVTPLWTVPYAEQLERKRLECEQVLQKLAKEIGSTNRALLPWLLSQRHKHNKACCPLEGVRPSPQQTEYRNKCEFLVGVGVDGEDNTVGCRLGKYKGGTCAVAAPFDTVHIPGATKQVVKAFQEFIRSTPYSAYNPETYSGHWKQLTVRTSRRGQAMAIVYFHPQKLSPEELAGLKASLAQHFMAGPGKATGVTCLYFVEEGQRKTPSLEGLPLEHVAGDRCIHEDLLGLTFRISPHAFFQVNTPAAEVLYTVIQDWAQLDTGSTVLDVCCGTGTIGLALAPKVKRVVGIELCQEAVEDARVNAQDNGTSGHQAKPCGGECPWSPDRAVMPCPELSNVEFHCGRAEDLVPALVSRLASQQLVAILDPPRAGLHSKVILAVRRAENLKRLLYVSCNPRAAMGNFVDLCRAPSNRVKGTPFRPVKAVAVDLFPQTPHCEMLILFERVEYPNGTGALEPQDPPAQPPPGSPDDTLQETGASTSS; this is translated from the exons ATGAGTGATAAACTCGACAGTGAA GGCCCTGTGCCCATGGAGGGCTGCAGCCAGGACAGCAACAGTGCCCAGGGCAGCCCTGAAGCCCTAGCCcctcaggaggaagaggaggaggaggaaggtggggctggggtggctgCAGAGTCTGTACCTCAGCCTGGGCTCTACAGCTACATCAGGGACGACTTGTTTACCTCGGAGATCTTCAAGTTGGAGCTGCAGAATGTGCCTCGCCACGCCAGCTTCAGTGATGTCCGACGCTTTCTGGGCCGCTTTGGCCTACAGCCTCATAAGACCAAACTCTTTGGGCAACCTCCCTGCGCCTTTGTGACATTCCGTAGCGCTGCTGAGCGGGACAAGGCCCTGCGCGTGCTGCACGGTGCCCTCTGGAAGGGCCGTCCACTCAGCGTGCGCTTGGCCCGACCCAAGGCTGATCCCATGGCCAGAAAGAGGCGGCGTGAGGATGAGGGTGAGCCCACGGCCACATGCATCGCAGATGTAGTGACCCCACTTTGGACCGTGCCCTATGCTGAGCAGCTTGAGCGGAAGCGGTTGGAGTGCGAGCAGGTGCTACAGAAGCTCGCCAA GGAAATTGGGAGCACCAACCGCGCCCTGCTGCCCTGGCTGCTCTCACAGAGGCACAAGCACAACAAGGCCTGCTGCCCGCTGGAGGGGGTTAGGCCATCACCCCAGCAG ACCGAATATCGTAATAAGTGTGAGTTTCTGGTTGGCGTCGGGGTGGACGGGGAGGACAACACAGTCGGCTGTCGGCTTGGCAAGTACAAGGGCGGGACATGTGCTGTGGCAGCCCCCTTTGACACCGTGCACATCCCTGGGGCCACCAAGCAGGTGGTGAAGGCTTTCCAGGAGTTCATCCG GTCCACTCCATACTCAGCGTACAACCCAGAGACATACTCAGGCCACTGGAAGCAGCTGACTGTGCGCACCAGCCGCCGTGGCCAAGCCATGGCCATTGTTTACTTCCACCCCCAG AAGCTGAGCCCTGAGGAACTGGCTGGGCTGAAGGCCTCCTTGGCACAGCACTTCATGGCAGGGCCAGGCAAGGCCACTGGGGTGACCTGCCTCTACTTTGTAGAGGAGGGACAGCG AAAGACTCCCAGTCTGGAGGGCCTGCCCCTGGAGCACGTGGCTGGAGACCGATGCATCCACGAGGACCTGCTGGGGTTGACCTTCCGGATCTCCCCTCATGCCTTCTTTCAG GTGAACACCCCAGCAGCCGAGGTGCTCTACACAGTCATCCAGGACTGGGCCCAGCTGGACACAGGGAGCACAGTGCTAGACGTGTGCTGCGGCACTGGCACCATTGGCCTGGCACTGGCCCCG AAGGTGAAGAGAGTTGTAGGAATTGAGCTGTGCCAGGAGGCTGTGGAAGATGCCCGGGTGAATGCCCAAGACAATG GGACTTCAGGACACCAGGCAAAGCCCTGTGGGGGAGAGTGTCCTTGGTCCCCTGACAGGGCTGTCATGCCATGTCCAGAGTTGAGCAATGTTGAGTTCCATTGTGGGAGAGCCGAGGACCTGGTGCCCGCTCTGGTGAGCAGACTGGCCTCCCAGCAGCTCGTTGCCATCCTGGACCCTCCTCGTGCTGGCCTGC ATTCGAAAGTGATCCTGGCTGTCCGAAGAGCCGAGAACCTCAAACGGCTCCTGTATGTCTCTTGCAACCCCCGGGCAGCCATGGGCAATTTTGTCGA CCTCTGCAGGGCCCCATCTAATCGGGTGAAGGGCACTCCCTTCCGGCCTGTCAAGGCTGTGGCCGTGGACCTGTTCCCGCAGACCCCGCATTGTGAGATGCTCATCCTGTTTGAGAGGGTGGAGTACCCCAATGGCACAGGGGCCCTGGAGCCCCAGgaccctccagcccagcccccaccaggGTCCCCAGATGATACCCTGCAGGAAACTGGGGCTTCCACCTCTTCCTAG
- the TRMT2A gene encoding tRNA (uracil-5-)-methyltransferase homolog A isoform X3, with protein MSDKLDSEGPVPMEGCSQDSNSAQGSPEALAPQEEEEEEEGGAGVAAESVPQPGLYSYIRDDLFTSEIFKLELQNVPRHASFSDVRRFLGRFGLQPHKTKLFGQPPCAFVTFRSAAERDKALRVLHGALWKGRPLSVRLARPKADPMARKRRREDEGEPTATCIADVVTPLWTVPYAEQLERKRLECEQVLQKLAKEIGSTNRALLPWLLSQRHKHNKACCPLEGVRPSPQQTEYRNKCEFLVGVGVDGEDNTVGCRLGKYKGGTCAVAAPFDTVHIPGATKQVVKAFQEFIRSTPYSAYNPETYSGHWKQLTVRTSRRGQAMAIVYFHPQKLSPEELAGLKASLAQHFMAGPGKATGVTCLYFVEEGQRKTPSLEGLPLEHVAGDRCIHEDLLGLTFRISPHAFFQVNTPAAEVLYTVIQDWAQLDTGSTVLDVCCGTGTIGLALAPKVKRVVGIELCQEAVEDARVNAQDNELSNVEFHCGRAEDLVPALVSRLASQQLVAILDPPRAGLHSKVILAVRRAENLKRLLYVSCNPRAAMGNFVDLCRAPSNRVKGTPFRPVKAVAVDLFPQTPHCEMLILFERVEYPNGTGALEPQDPPAQPPPGSPDDTLQETGASTSS; from the exons ATGAGTGATAAACTCGACAGTGAA GGCCCTGTGCCCATGGAGGGCTGCAGCCAGGACAGCAACAGTGCCCAGGGCAGCCCTGAAGCCCTAGCCcctcaggaggaagaggaggaggaggaaggtggggctggggtggctgCAGAGTCTGTACCTCAGCCTGGGCTCTACAGCTACATCAGGGACGACTTGTTTACCTCGGAGATCTTCAAGTTGGAGCTGCAGAATGTGCCTCGCCACGCCAGCTTCAGTGATGTCCGACGCTTTCTGGGCCGCTTTGGCCTACAGCCTCATAAGACCAAACTCTTTGGGCAACCTCCCTGCGCCTTTGTGACATTCCGTAGCGCTGCTGAGCGGGACAAGGCCCTGCGCGTGCTGCACGGTGCCCTCTGGAAGGGCCGTCCACTCAGCGTGCGCTTGGCCCGACCCAAGGCTGATCCCATGGCCAGAAAGAGGCGGCGTGAGGATGAGGGTGAGCCCACGGCCACATGCATCGCAGATGTAGTGACCCCACTTTGGACCGTGCCCTATGCTGAGCAGCTTGAGCGGAAGCGGTTGGAGTGCGAGCAGGTGCTACAGAAGCTCGCCAA GGAAATTGGGAGCACCAACCGCGCCCTGCTGCCCTGGCTGCTCTCACAGAGGCACAAGCACAACAAGGCCTGCTGCCCGCTGGAGGGGGTTAGGCCATCACCCCAGCAG ACCGAATATCGTAATAAGTGTGAGTTTCTGGTTGGCGTCGGGGTGGACGGGGAGGACAACACAGTCGGCTGTCGGCTTGGCAAGTACAAGGGCGGGACATGTGCTGTGGCAGCCCCCTTTGACACCGTGCACATCCCTGGGGCCACCAAGCAGGTGGTGAAGGCTTTCCAGGAGTTCATCCG GTCCACTCCATACTCAGCGTACAACCCAGAGACATACTCAGGCCACTGGAAGCAGCTGACTGTGCGCACCAGCCGCCGTGGCCAAGCCATGGCCATTGTTTACTTCCACCCCCAG AAGCTGAGCCCTGAGGAACTGGCTGGGCTGAAGGCCTCCTTGGCACAGCACTTCATGGCAGGGCCAGGCAAGGCCACTGGGGTGACCTGCCTCTACTTTGTAGAGGAGGGACAGCG AAAGACTCCCAGTCTGGAGGGCCTGCCCCTGGAGCACGTGGCTGGAGACCGATGCATCCACGAGGACCTGCTGGGGTTGACCTTCCGGATCTCCCCTCATGCCTTCTTTCAG GTGAACACCCCAGCAGCCGAGGTGCTCTACACAGTCATCCAGGACTGGGCCCAGCTGGACACAGGGAGCACAGTGCTAGACGTGTGCTGCGGCACTGGCACCATTGGCCTGGCACTGGCCCCG AAGGTGAAGAGAGTTGTAGGAATTGAGCTGTGCCAGGAGGCTGTGGAAGATGCCCGGGTGAATGCCCAAGACAATG AGTTGAGCAATGTTGAGTTCCATTGTGGGAGAGCCGAGGACCTGGTGCCCGCTCTGGTGAGCAGACTGGCCTCCCAGCAGCTCGTTGCCATCCTGGACCCTCCTCGTGCTGGCCTGC ATTCGAAAGTGATCCTGGCTGTCCGAAGAGCCGAGAACCTCAAACGGCTCCTGTATGTCTCTTGCAACCCCCGGGCAGCCATGGGCAATTTTGTCGA CCTCTGCAGGGCCCCATCTAATCGGGTGAAGGGCACTCCCTTCCGGCCTGTCAAGGCTGTGGCCGTGGACCTGTTCCCGCAGACCCCGCATTGTGAGATGCTCATCCTGTTTGAGAGGGTGGAGTACCCCAATGGCACAGGGGCCCTGGAGCCCCAGgaccctccagcccagcccccaccaggGTCCCCAGATGATACCCTGCAGGAAACTGGGGCTTCCACCTCTTCCTAG